From the genome of Haloterrigena sp. KLK7, one region includes:
- a CDS encoding mechanosensitive ion channel domain-containing protein gives MVEWQTLINEPAVIAAAVLALGLVVGYLVGRLNEELLQASGVPEAVEGTPFERTAQSIGTSTVEIVARLSSWFIYGIAVLTAIHIAQLLDTEAFWLRVTSFIPQLFIAVLVLIIGFIIADKAELVVSEYLRGVKLPEVSVIPKLVKYSVLYVTLIIALGQVGVHVVALLILLTVYAVGIVIVGTVAFKDFLVSSAAGIYLLLNQPYGIGDEVRIGDQTGIVQEVDLFVTKIEDDSEEYIVPNRKIFENGIVRMRD, from the coding sequence ATGGTAGAGTGGCAGACGCTCATCAACGAACCGGCCGTGATAGCCGCGGCGGTGCTGGCGCTCGGCCTCGTCGTCGGCTATCTGGTCGGGCGGCTCAACGAGGAGCTCCTGCAGGCGTCGGGCGTCCCGGAGGCCGTCGAGGGGACGCCGTTCGAGCGGACCGCTCAGTCGATCGGCACCTCGACGGTCGAGATCGTCGCGCGACTGAGTTCGTGGTTCATCTACGGGATCGCCGTGCTGACGGCGATTCACATCGCGCAGTTGCTCGACACGGAGGCGTTCTGGCTCCGGGTGACGAGTTTTATTCCCCAGCTGTTCATCGCCGTCCTCGTGCTCATCATCGGCTTCATCATCGCCGACAAGGCCGAACTGGTCGTCAGCGAGTACCTCCGAGGGGTCAAGCTCCCCGAGGTCTCCGTGATTCCGAAACTCGTCAAGTACAGCGTCCTCTACGTGACGCTGATCATCGCGCTCGGGCAGGTCGGCGTCCACGTCGTCGCCCTGCTGATCCTGCTGACGGTGTACGCCGTCGGCATCGTCATCGTCGGCACCGTCGCATTCAAGGACTTCCTCGTCTCGAGCGCGGCGGGGATCTACCTGTTGCTCAACCAGCCCTACGGGATCGGTGACGAGGTCCGGATCGGCGACCAGACGGGCATCGTCCAGGAGGTCGACCTCTTCGTCACGAAGATCGAGGACGACTCCGAGGAGTACATCGTGCCCAACCGGAAGATATTCGAGAACGGAATCGTCCGGATGCGGGACTGA
- the dacZ gene encoding diadenylate cyclase DacZ, which translates to MAGLDDVFGDLYASIDAVLLFSPSGSYYERFADVDDLDVIVVGTENPVGADVFVELPLAFDDIKERIKFGLEGAIEQDLIEDGDQLVCATSLYGDEIDTVSRVRADAETHTGIYDLFVKSRAEPEVIKAVLELAIELGKKGQKGKPVGALFVVGDAGKVMNKSRPLSYNPFEKSHVHVGDPIVNVMLKEFSRLDGAFVISDAGKIVSAYRYLEPSAEGVDIPKGLGARHMAGGAITRDTNAITIVLSESDGLVRAFKAGELILEVDPEAY; encoded by the coding sequence ATGGCCGGGTTAGACGACGTGTTCGGGGATCTCTATGCGAGCATCGATGCCGTTCTCCTCTTTTCACCAAGCGGCTCGTACTACGAGCGATTCGCGGACGTCGACGACCTCGACGTTATCGTCGTCGGCACGGAAAACCCCGTCGGCGCCGACGTCTTCGTCGAACTCCCCCTCGCGTTCGACGACATCAAAGAGCGGATCAAGTTCGGCCTCGAGGGCGCCATCGAACAGGACCTCATCGAGGACGGCGATCAGCTGGTCTGTGCGACGAGTCTCTACGGCGACGAGATCGATACGGTCTCGCGGGTTCGCGCCGACGCCGAGACGCACACGGGCATCTACGACCTGTTCGTCAAGTCCCGCGCGGAGCCGGAGGTGATCAAGGCCGTCCTCGAGTTGGCGATCGAACTCGGCAAGAAGGGCCAGAAGGGCAAGCCCGTCGGCGCGCTGTTCGTGGTCGGCGACGCGGGCAAGGTGATGAACAAGTCCCGCCCGCTGTCGTACAACCCCTTCGAGAAGTCCCACGTCCACGTCGGCGATCCGATCGTGAACGTGATGCTGAAGGAGTTCTCGCGGCTCGACGGCGCGTTCGTCATCTCCGACGCGGGCAAGATCGTCTCGGCGTACCGCTACCTCGAGCCGTCCGCGGAAGGTGTCGACATTCCGAAGGGATTGGGGGCCCGACACATGGCCGGGGGCGCGATCACGCGAGATACGAACGCGATCACGATCGTGCTCTCGGAAAGCGATGGGCTCGTCCGGGCGTTCAAGGCCGGAGAGCTCATCCTGGAGGTCGATCCGGAGGCGTACTGA
- a CDS encoding APC family permease, whose translation MSEHGIIDTEVGVIGATVLIIGNVIGVSAFVLPGPLAGDAGPGIIFALLLALIPLTFGILMSLQLGSAIPVAGGSYVYASRLVGPFWGFLLPWITIPGVWAGMLFIGLGFAEYAGFVADNIAFIPSIPDLALIYGLLIPFIVLNVLGIKMVAIVQFMMVSLIVVGMSAFIVPGAFIVDAENYTPLFPYGGGEVIVAIVSMYFPLRGFRLVVELGEEMENPAENIPRVLTLSAAISLSLLVGLVVVLIGTTDYEALGGMEAAVAEVSLQNFPDALTALVLLAAAMGALTSINMTYTAYSRLLMRAGRDDIIPSAIARIHDRYDSPYVAVLLLGIPPLLVAPFSPGTVTLSVALSLTILFGLAVAGVALWNLPKSYPDRYQRSLFKLPPWLLRVTAAGSIVSAVFLWVLVSTQLPVMVAVLAGWMALGYVFYRARIAYFEKRDIDLEGRMTQLHESERAGTD comes from the coding sequence ATGTCTGAACACGGAATAATCGACACGGAAGTCGGCGTGATCGGCGCAACGGTACTGATCATCGGTAACGTCATCGGCGTCAGCGCGTTCGTACTGCCGGGACCGCTGGCGGGCGATGCCGGACCGGGGATTATCTTCGCGCTGTTGCTCGCGCTCATTCCGTTGACCTTCGGGATTCTCATGTCGCTCCAGCTCGGGAGTGCGATTCCGGTCGCCGGGGGAAGTTACGTGTACGCCTCCCGGCTCGTCGGGCCGTTCTGGGGATTCCTGTTGCCGTGGATCACGATTCCGGGCGTCTGGGCCGGCATGTTGTTCATCGGGCTGGGCTTCGCCGAGTACGCCGGGTTCGTCGCCGACAACATCGCGTTCATTCCGTCGATTCCCGACCTCGCCCTGATCTACGGACTGCTGATCCCGTTTATCGTGTTGAACGTCCTCGGGATCAAGATGGTCGCCATCGTCCAGTTCATGATGGTCTCTCTCATCGTTGTCGGGATGAGCGCGTTCATCGTTCCCGGCGCGTTCATCGTCGACGCGGAGAACTACACGCCCCTGTTCCCCTACGGCGGTGGCGAAGTCATCGTCGCCATCGTCTCGATGTACTTCCCGCTGCGGGGCTTTCGGCTCGTCGTCGAACTCGGTGAGGAGATGGAGAACCCGGCCGAAAACATTCCGCGCGTGCTGACGCTGTCGGCCGCGATCTCCCTCTCGCTTCTGGTCGGACTCGTCGTCGTCCTCATCGGAACGACCGACTACGAGGCGCTGGGCGGCATGGAAGCCGCCGTCGCCGAGGTCTCGCTGCAAAACTTCCCGGACGCGCTGACGGCGCTCGTCCTGCTCGCCGCCGCGATGGGGGCGCTCACGTCGATCAACATGACGTATACCGCCTATTCGAGGCTCCTGATGCGAGCCGGCCGTGACGACATCATCCCGTCGGCGATCGCCCGCATCCACGACCGCTACGACTCGCCGTACGTCGCGGTGTTGCTCCTCGGGATCCCCCCGCTGCTCGTCGCGCCGTTCTCGCCGGGGACCGTCACGCTCTCGGTCGCACTATCGCTGACCATCCTGTTCGGGCTGGCGGTGGCCGGCGTCGCGCTGTGGAACCTGCCGAAGAGCTACCCGGATCGCTACCAGCGCTCGCTGTTCAAGTTGCCGCCGTGGCTGCTCAGGGTCACCGCCGCCGGCTCGATCGTCTCCGCCGTGTTCCTGTGGGTTCTGGTGTCGACTCAGCTGCCGGTGATGGTCGCGGTTCTGGCCGGGTGGATGGCGCTCGGCTACGTCTTCTATCGCGCCCGCATCGCGTACTTCGAAAAACGAGATATCGATCTCGAAGGACGGATGACGCAACTTCACGAGAGCGAGCGAGCCGGGACCGACTGA